The following are encoded together in the Thermodesulfobacteriota bacterium genome:
- a CDS encoding molybdopterin-dependent oxidoreductase — protein sequence MSESGVKRVRTTSWSAGPGCHGGCGVVATVKDGRLVKLEGDPEHPWNQGRLCSRALAMTQYVHHPDRLRTPLKRAGERGEGKWEAISWEEAYDLIEARMKAIRDEHGPESFLFTIGTGRDIYPWISLLAYTYGSPNIVFGLSGNSCYATRISACKMVQGDYMVFDAAQWFPDRYDDPRWVQPECIVIWGYNIPASCPDNLFGHWIVDLMKRGTKIVTIDPRLSWFASRSEHWLQLRPGTDAAIAMGFLHVIVNEGLYDCAFVEKWTNAAHLLRTDTGRLLRESDLRAGGATANFVAWDAVRSAPAVWDAASQAYPAGAQPLLEGTCEVALADGGRVACETVWTAFRREVDRYPLDRVAEITMVPAEQVREAARFYAKAKPAAIHWGVPIDMTPNMTPTAHALAALWCITGNLDVPGGNVLARFAFNAVAYALPGTKSVFAPSAEAEAKRIATDRYGIFKKFSLRAQTDVTLEQIFTGEPYPIKGMWMAASNLIGGLGQDPKRWVEALKKLDFVVAVDLFHTPSTQLADVVLPAASFLEKDGVRSWWVPLQTINKAMTVEGCKPDIEIGFELARRFDPGFQWESIHDLLDDILKPSGMTFGELQEKGWAFPPEGHPSAPYRRHEKGLLRPDGTPGFCTPSGRVELYSTLREEWGLEPFPIFEEPPLSPLSRPDLAAQYPLILSTGRRSPVLYHTEHRQIPWLRALDPDPIVEIHPATASEHGIGAGEWVWVENSFGKALFKAKVTLEVPTWMVMAAHGWWFPEEPGAEPSLHGAFRSNANNLLPMGYQGKDGQGAPIKHGLCRVYKATPEDVIHA from the coding sequence ATGAGCGAGAGCGGCGTAAAACGGGTTCGCACTACCTCGTGGTCTGCTGGCCCCGGGTGCCACGGGGGTTGCGGGGTCGTCGCCACCGTGAAGGACGGCCGGCTCGTGAAGCTCGAGGGCGACCCGGAGCACCCCTGGAACCAGGGGAGGCTCTGCTCGCGGGCGCTGGCCATGACCCAGTACGTCCACCACCCCGACCGGCTCCGAACGCCCCTGAAGCGCGCCGGCGAGCGGGGAGAGGGCAAGTGGGAGGCGATCTCCTGGGAGGAGGCCTACGACCTCATCGAGGCGCGGATGAAGGCGATCCGCGACGAGCACGGGCCCGAGAGCTTCCTCTTCACCATCGGCACCGGGCGCGACATCTACCCCTGGATCTCGCTCCTGGCCTACACCTACGGCAGCCCCAACATCGTCTTCGGGCTCTCGGGCAACTCCTGCTACGCCACCCGGATCTCCGCCTGCAAGATGGTCCAGGGCGACTACATGGTCTTCGACGCGGCCCAGTGGTTCCCGGACCGGTACGACGACCCCCGCTGGGTGCAGCCCGAGTGCATCGTGATCTGGGGCTACAACATCCCGGCCTCCTGCCCCGACAACCTCTTCGGCCACTGGATCGTGGACCTCATGAAGAGGGGCACGAAGATCGTCACCATCGACCCGCGGCTCTCTTGGTTTGCCTCCCGTTCCGAGCACTGGCTGCAGCTGCGGCCCGGCACCGACGCGGCTATCGCCATGGGGTTCCTCCACGTGATCGTCAACGAGGGGCTCTACGACTGCGCCTTCGTGGAGAAGTGGACGAACGCGGCCCACCTTCTGCGCACCGACACGGGCAGGCTTCTTCGCGAGTCGGACCTGCGGGCGGGGGGAGCCACCGCAAACTTCGTCGCGTGGGACGCGGTCCGCAGCGCGCCGGCCGTGTGGGACGCGGCCTCCCAGGCCTACCCGGCGGGCGCCCAGCCCCTGCTGGAGGGCACGTGCGAGGTGGCCCTCGCCGACGGCGGGCGCGTGGCCTGCGAGACGGTCTGGACGGCGTTTCGCCGGGAGGTGGACCGCTACCCCTTGGACCGGGTGGCCGAGATCACGATGGTCCCCGCCGAGCAGGTCCGCGAAGCGGCCCGGTTCTATGCCAAGGCGAAGCCCGCGGCCATCCACTGGGGGGTGCCCATCGACATGACCCCCAACATGACCCCCACGGCCCACGCCCTGGCCGCCCTGTGGTGCATCACGGGCAACCTCGACGTCCCGGGGGGCAACGTCCTTGCCCGCTTCGCCTTCAACGCCGTGGCCTACGCCCTGCCGGGCACCAAGAGCGTGTTTGCCCCCTCGGCCGAGGCCGAGGCCAAGCGCATCGCCACCGACCGGTACGGCATCTTCAAGAAGTTCAGCCTGCGGGCCCAGACCGACGTCACCCTGGAGCAGATCTTCACGGGAGAGCCCTACCCCATCAAGGGCATGTGGATGGCGGCCTCGAACCTGATCGGGGGCCTGGGCCAGGACCCCAAGCGGTGGGTCGAGGCGCTCAAGAAGCTCGACTTCGTGGTCGCCGTCGACCTCTTCCACACCCCGAGCACCCAGCTCGCCGACGTCGTGCTCCCCGCTGCGAGCTTCCTCGAAAAAGACGGGGTGCGCTCCTGGTGGGTGCCCCTCCAGACCATCAACAAGGCGATGACGGTGGAGGGGTGCAAGCCCGACATCGAGATCGGCTTCGAGCTCGCCCGACGCTTCGACCCCGGGTTCCAGTGGGAGTCGATCCACGACCTCCTGGACGACATCTTGAAGCCCTCCGGCATGACGTTTGGCGAGCTCCAGGAGAAGGGCTGGGCGTTTCCCCCCGAGGGGCACCCGAGCGCGCCCTACCGCCGGCACGAGAAGGGGCTCCTGCGCCCGGATGGCACGCCGGGGTTTTGCACGCCGTCGGGCCGGGTGGAGCTCTACTCGACCCTGCGGGAGGAGTGGGGGCTCGAGCCCTTCCCGATCTTCGAAGAGCCGCCGCTCTCGCCTTTGAGCCGGCCGGACCTGGCGGCCCAGTACCCGCTCATCCTCTCCACCGGGCGCCGGTCCCCGGTGCTCTACCACACCGAGCACCGCCAGATCCCCTGGCTGCGCGCGCTCGACCCGGACCCCATCGTCGAGATCCACCCGGCCACGGCGTCGGAGCACGGGATCGGCGCGGGGGAGTGGGTGTGGGTCGAGAACTCCTTCGGGAAGGCCCTCTTCAAGGCCAAGGTGACCCTGGAGGTCCCCACCTGGATGGTGATGGCGGCCCACGGGTGGTGGTTCCCAGAGGAGCCCGGCGCCGAGCCCTCGCTCCACGGGGCCTTCCGGTCCAACGCCAACAACCTCCTCCCCATGGGCTACCAGGGCAAGGACGGGCAGGGGGCCCCCATCAAGCACGGCCTGTGCAGGGTCTACAAGGCGACCCCGGAGGACGTCATCCATGCGTGA
- a CDS encoding 4Fe-4S binding protein, which yields MREKKPRNGLLIDYEFCTGCKACVVACAQEYGWPAGQGGMRVTEILQELPKGRGYLSFLPFPTESCVLCAGRTRKGLKTACEQHCLAAVIRHGPVQELAREMERKPRMVLWAPR from the coding sequence ATGCGTGAGAAGAAACCGCGAAACGGCCTCCTCATCGACTACGAGTTCTGCACGGGGTGCAAGGCCTGCGTGGTGGCCTGCGCCCAGGAGTATGGCTGGCCCGCCGGCCAGGGCGGCATGCGGGTGACCGAGATCCTCCAGGAGCTCCCCAAGGGCCGCGGCTACCTGAGCTTCCTCCCGTTCCCCACCGAATCCTGCGTCCTGTGCGCGGGTCGCACCCGCAAGGGGCTCAAGACCGCCTGCGAGCAGCACTGCCTGGCCGCCGTCATCCGGCACGGCCCGGTGCAGGAGCTCGCCCGCGAGATGGAGCGCAAGCCCCGGATGGTGCTCTGGGCGCCCCGGTAG